In the genome of Zootoca vivipara chromosome 6, rZooViv1.1, whole genome shotgun sequence, the window cggcctgtgtggtgtggctaagggctccagcaaccctggtggcgctgctctgaccaccttcgcccgctggcaggtggtacagccccttacatagtctcgaacatcttcccgcacccctggccaccagaagtgtctcatgactaggtgagcggttttgtcccttccaaaatgccccgctgtagggttgtcgtgcatctgcttgaggaccgtacgtcgaagctgggtggtgggtaggtacagcgcacccttgtagaaaagcagccctctgcgttctgcaaagtcttttgcctgctccctcccccctctcagttctctgaagatgcggttggcaaattcatccgctgccgtcagtgctgtgagttctgcctcgctcaccacagctgctccgcaggaccatgccgacggggggaaaatgtgccttggggctggtggcgcctcctcctccatgtactctggcttgcgggagagggcatccgccctgacattctgctcccccgggatgtagtggatggagaagttgaagttcgagaagaactctgcccaccgtatctgccgctggttgagcaccctggcagttctccagaactccaggttcttgtggtctgtgcacacctggatggggtgcttcgcgcccaccaggaagtgtcgccagtgctggaacgcagcgtagatcgcaagaagttccctatcaaacactgtgtagttgcgttcaggctgtgtcagcttcctggagaagaaggcacagggtctccactccctgttggcgtccagttgcaacaaaattgcgcccacagctttttcagaagcatctgtctcaatgcgtaggggcgcgtcctgcaccacatggaacaggttttggtctgaggcgaacactctcttgaggctttcgaacgctgcttgcgcctctggtgtccacttgaacttctgcttgcctctcaggcagtccgtgatgggagccgtaacgcgagagaagttcttgatgaacttcctgtagaagttagcgaagcctagtaggcgttgggcatctttgcgcgtcctggggctgtgccagtccaggatggcctgcaccttgtccttgtccatcgccagccccttgtctgacagcttgtagcccaggaagtccacctccttggtgtgaaacttgcacttctccagcttcacatacaggtggttctccttcaggcgttgcaacacctctctgacatctttcacatgctgcactgggtcattcgagtagataaggatgtcatctaggaagaccaagcatttcctgaagaggagggaccccaggacgtggtgcatgaaggcctggaagcatgctgagcccccttgcaaaccgaagggcatcaccagatattcaaaagagcccagaggcgtgaacatcgtggttttccattcatctccttcccggatcctgatcaagttgtacgccccccttaggtccagcttggtgaaaatcttgcccctgcgtgccgctgtcaggagatcatccactctgggcatggggaaagccacgggctctgtcaccgaattcagccgtctaaagtccaccacaagacggcgctgttgcgtgtctttcttgtccacccagaagaccgggctgccccctgctgccttgctttcccttatgaacccccgcttgaggttcttgtcgatgaaagcgcgcagatcctccagctcctggtctgacatggcgtacagcttggctgggggtatagttgcccctggcaccaggttgatctggcagtcaaaagacctgtgtgggggtaggtggtcggactccgcttcgctgaagacctcctgcaggtcccagtacggcttgggtatcgcctcaccccctttgacgtgcatggtggccaccgtggctatcggaggcccctcccctggttggtgctgcatgcaatgttccaggcaaaagtccgatccaaaagtgatgcatctctgatgccaacttatggaggggtcgtggcgcgccagccagctcatgcccaagacgatgggggggtctgagatggtggtgacgttgaacgccagtgtctctgagtgccttcccaccgtcattctcatggggggggtttgatgtgtgatggcccctcccagcagctccctgccgtcaatggttgctacgtgcagaggaaaatccaactgcaaaagctggatttggtgctcttctgcaaagcttctcgagaagaagttggcggacgccccactgtcaattaaggcgaggaccgtcaggggatagccatttgggagcgttagcgtcacttctagaaccactcctgctctgggaggggtgggctggctctgcacctctctgtgcgggtgggcgggctggggctgttgtctgctgactgtgcctggctgctgccccttgtctcctgcagccaggctttcccgtttccctgctgtggtgctgcgtcagtgggggagggcaccaccgttcccgcctttccttgccactccctgcgatgtgggcagtctctgacgagatgctggggtgagttgcagagaaagcaattcccgccccttccctccttgcgtcttggcgccgctggggtttgaaaagcccgcgcgcgcgcgctatcaatctgcatgggctcctggtcctggctggctccaggcgtggcctgaaagggttgttgagggagtggcttctcctgcgaccgtgggaaccaagcccgctttgcgcgcgtcgcttgcttgtcgttccaccgggattcctgcctcacccccaccgccagagctgctttgctcagctgatccatagtactgggctttggacctctcgagagttcatccttcacctcctcgctcaaacccaagtaaaacgcagcttgcatgggaggcgaatccaaaacccaccccagtctgtgcaccagcatggtgaatttcgcccaatatgcgcgaactgtcatatttccttggcgtaaattatgcagttcctccttagtctggtccaaatgactatcggacgaatacatcgtcctcaaaccttctagaaattgttggacatttttcatgcaaggattcttggttgcgattaatggtcttagccactccctggctgctccggtgagatgttccacaataaacgctactctgtgctcatcatcggggaactcattctggtgcagctcaagagcatacacgatctcagtctcaaagccctgaaactccttcgggtctccattgaacttgcttacaagggtccctgctctccttcctggcagcacttggacttggggagcccctcccgccttgtttttctctgcatccagcttgttttggaggtctaccgccaccgcccttaaatgctgctctttttcctggagctctctcacctgttccgcaagttgtagccggtcgtcctggaccttcttagtctcctctttagctgccttcaattctccctgcgcctgcagcgacagctgttgcagttctagctgggcttgctcagcgatctgccgccacttctccgcctcggacacgctcatcccggcaactccgaagtagcccaaaaatgattaggaggttgctgtcacagtggccggagtggactacttcagagtaacgacgctacgcagctctgcattttattcttttattggtgctgcgtatttacagtgctcaagtcattgctatttacacggagcgatgttgtcagtcggtttcagaacctcctaatggcttttggcgcgtctttctccaacacaaaagctttggcagacccatcctcttgcccctcctcttcctgcgtaattctggagttggagggatgggtcttccccccttgcttgccccttcctgtcccacctgggaccctggctcctctaccttgcctgagcctcggacacgacttcctgcttccccactggaatcggaactctccctgctttcccctttgctcggggacgggcttgaactcaggaggggagggacttcgcgatatcccctgtccctcacaatacccatcctgctcttcctcccataGGAGCCGAGGGCAGCAAACACTAAAATGTTAAAGCAATAATATTGTGATaataagatattttttttaaaaaaattaatgcacaTGAAAACACCagacaatttaaaaacatttaaaacagtcaCATACCCTCACCACTAATAATTTCATATTGCCAGGAGGTTTGCTTTGGTGGTCAAAGTAGTTGTAAGGTGTGCATTGCAGAACCAAAAGGGCTGTGGGAGAAAAGGTAGCCCTATGATTGCTATATTCCCTCCTAGGTGGCCGTTGGATGGTAGAGATCTTGTCAGCGATCCAGCAAGAATGGGACCCCTCGTGGGTTTTCATTGAGAAAATAACCTGGATCGAGACTTTTGATGGCATGAAGACTGCCTTGAAATCTCCTTCACCCAGAATCTTGGCTTCTCACCTTCCAATAAACCTTCTCCCTAAGACCTTTATTGAGTCCAAGGCCAAGGTAAGAGAGAAACAATTCACACACAAAAGCCTGATCATGTCTGTCTGCAGTAAAGATACTGGGAATTCCATACTGTCAATATTTGGCACAGCCCATTTCCAGGAAGGTGCCACAAGGGTTGTTTGTTGTAATAGCAGTAATAGTGCAAGCTTAGAAAGCACTATAGGAAAGATGCTTTAACCATCATCTTAATTCCAGAATGGTATaaataggtaataataataataataataataataataataataataataataataatttattatttataccccgcccatctggctgggtttccccagccactctgggtggcttccaacagaaaaatgaaataaaataatctattaaacattaaaaagcctccctaaacatctggtagctgtttttctctttgacatctgatgggagggcattccacagggtgggcgccaccaccgagaaggtcctctgcctggttccctgcaacttggcttttcgcaacgagggaaccgccagaaggccctcggtactggacctcagtgtccaggcagaatgatgggggtggagacgctccttcagctatactggaccgaggccatttagggctttaaaggtcagcagcaacactttgaactgtgctcggaaacgtactgggagccattgtagatctttcaagaccggtgttatgtggtctcggtggctgctcccagtcaccagtctagctgccgcattctggattagttgtagtttccgggtcaccttcaaaggtagccccacgtagagcacattgcagtagtccaagcgggagataactagagcatgcaccactctggcgagacagtctgcaggcaggtagggtctcagcctgcataccagatggagctgctaaacagctgccctggacacagaattgacctgcgcctccatggacagctgtgagttaccccattcaggaccagggagtcctccacacctgcccgcctcctgtcccccacaaacagtacttctgtcttgtcaggattcaacctcaatctcttcAGTCCATGACCTCAGCGGAGGATTGCTGTGGCCCCAGTTTGCTAGGCTGCCCCCAAAGCTCTCTCTGAAGCTGGAAGTCGCAATGAAACATCTCACTTTCAAAATCTGGCAAAATGTCAGAGTTCAAACTGTGTTTTTGGCTTTCACTTCTGAGGGCCAGACTAGCTGGCGTGATGATTTGGCAAGTAGGAAGTCATGCAGGTGGGTTCTGAAGCCATATCTGTATAGTGAGGCAGGGACTGACTTTTTCAATCCATGCCACTGGCAATGTTCATGTATCTTTCCTCAATGGTGGGAATCTTCACggggaaatgaatgaaagaaaatgatttttttttaaaccccacACCAGTCCCATTTCCTCTGTCCCATAAGCAGGCACCAGACACCTGCTCTTGTATAAATCTCAAACAGACAATATATCACAGGTTTCCACTATTAACACCTACTTAAGGTTCAggatgggggtggcgctgtggtcttggcacttaaccagggttGTGTTTTCTTTGGAAATGAGACACAACGGAGGCTGTGCTCCATTTCCATATTTCTTAAAAACACTCATCTCTGCTGTGCCTCGATTTCCCAATTGAAGCAATTCTGCTAGAGAACCTGGAACCCTCTGGGATCCTGCTACTGCTCAGcagactggggtggcatgcaacctTTGTAACAATACggctatttgatttgatttatttccacgctgcttttcattcaaatgaatctcaaagcggcttacaaacaataaataacaaccaCATAATAAAACTACAATAAATAGCTAATTTCCTGACACCCCACTTGGCCGCCACACTCTACCTAATGTTAGAATGTGTCATGCTGCTCCTCCCTTAAGATGTGCCCGCTGCTCTCTTTCAGGTTATTTACACCCTACGTAACCCCAAGGATGTGCTGGTCTTGTTCTACCACGCCTATAAAAAATGGAAGGACCCTGGAAGTCTGGATAAGTTCTTGGAGGAGTTCTTAAATGGGAATGGTATGGAAAGAGGCAAATCAGctcacccagggccgtctttagcatatgtgccgccggggtgcaaagatccacccagtgcccccaaatttagttaattttgcatgcacagcgccattgagaatgacaagcgctgccgttgtgaatgacaagcgccactGCTGGCACGCGCTTCTTtagtaaatgagcgcacaaagtcaaaagtcctttagtgaaacagtaggtatacattttggcaatacctaggtatatatgtattttgtttgtctagcttgatcaaaattatttattatttcataacaggtagatagttctGAAGCTTAGGCGGCTTCAACGATGGGTGCGgcacctggtgccccccagaatttggcacctgggtgccctgcaccccttgcatccTGGGCTCATCTCCCTCTGTTGCAGCCCAAAGGTCTGCTCCCCGACACCACGGAGGCTCTCTTCTTAACCATTGCAAGAGCCCTATCGTAGAACTGTAATTCCAGCAGGGATAAATCAGAAGGAAGGTGGGAGGTGCCGTGATAGTtaaactcaggcatccccaaactgtggccctccagatgttttggcctacaactcccatgatccctagctaagaggaccagtggtcagggatggtgggaattgtagtccaaaacatctggagggccgaagtttggggatgcctggttaaactccttttaaaatgaataacGTCCTTAAGTAGTGAATGGCCCAAATGTGTGGGGAGGGGATATAGTGGGGTCTCAAATCCAGTGTTTTGTGGCAATATTATAAGGAATGTGTGACACTGGAATTGTTACTAGACTACaaatgccatcatccctgactatacTTGctgggtgtcagggactgggcagaggaggaatggtggagacccgcCTCCGCatcttgacccttccagggaggaggaagaggaagacagtatagttttacaacaggggtttgagggaggtagcagctcagaggcagatgaggggagaaGCTCAACAATCATGGGATAGTCGggacaacacccagctgacacgttgccattagaaagcatcccagaccctccatctcatggaacctggcaagccttgaaagtaggagagcacaGAGCATGAAGACAGAGGGCaggtagcagcacccatagaagtgacgaatgaggaagtgggagagatggggcgGGGTGGAGATTCATTCAGGACAATGCCAttttccaagaggctgggttccatagcctctctctgtaaagattgaaatgaaAAAGGACAGTAAGAAATTTTCCCTTGCCtgtatactttcctgggcaaccaaccGACAACACCCTgacactggggctgatgggaggtgtggtCCAAGAGAAGTGGTAAAGTTGTTGTCTCACCCCAAACTCTGTGTCATTATATAGTCTAGTAACTAACTGGCAGTACCTGGATAGGATTCAGGAGCTTCCTGTTGCTATTCTGCTTTTGTTTGAGAAAAGCATTAGACGTTCCTTGCTACCTTCTTGGTTAGTCTGTTCTCCCCGAGTCTTCCTTGACACACCTCCTTACCGTTGATGCTTACTGGTGCCTCTGTTTTCCTCTTCCAGTGTCCCATGGCTCCTGGTTTGACCACGTGAAAGGCTGGCTGCAgatgaagaaaagggaaaacttcttgtTCATCACGGTTGAAGAGTTGAAGCAGGTGTGGTCCAACCTTAGCGCTTGCCCTGGAGTTGTCCACACTTCAGCTTGTCCCGTAGCTAGGAAGCACGGGTCCAGCCGGGTCCAGCTTGTAACTCATACTTTCTAGGCATGAGTCCAAGCCGTTTTGCGTTTGCCCCATTGCTTCcgcctggaaaacctgctctttagggCCAAGTCTGAGCAAACGTCCATTTGGAGAAAAAcctgattgatgtttgttccaattcagctataaacagcgggttttcctggggggaaagtgGCAGAGAAGCAGAAGTGTAGATGAGCCCATTGTTATATTCACACATCCATAGTTACCATCATCTTATTTATTGCTTatctatttcataaaatctatatagcacttgatttaaaaaacaacaacctcaaagaaGTTTACAAAAGGTTACAaccattttcatttttgtaaattCTGGTATTGTTTGCTAGATACATTTGAATATGTGCAGTATTCCTTTCTGCCCCTCTACATGATTAAACCTAATATGAAAGTCACTTAATGGAAAAGAGCTTTAtatcatgtgcagagtgcccttaCTTTGTCCCACATCAGACCAGGAATGCCCTCAGATGaactattttgtatttatttcaatATCTCCTTTTA includes:
- the LOC118086736 gene encoding sulfotransferase 2B1-like, whose product is MSSPFFVYNGILLPTALSSAESLAYLEKEFRFLDDDILSVSYPKSGGRWMVEILSAIQQEWDPSWVFIEKITWIETFDGMKTALKSPSPRILASHLPINLLPKTFIESKAKVIYTLRNPKDVLVLFYHAYKKWKDPGSLDKFLEEFLNGNVSHGSWFDHVKGWLQMKKRENFLFITVEELKQVWSNLSACPGVVHTSACPVARKHGSSRVQLVTHTF